In Musa acuminata AAA Group cultivar baxijiao chromosome BXJ2-8, Cavendish_Baxijiao_AAA, whole genome shotgun sequence, one genomic interval encodes:
- the LOC103994909 gene encoding receptor-like protein 4 isoform X1, which translates to MSHHLVPLFLLLLSSAAGDASSAPHSDPFTAGVGLNIDCGGTSNFTSEFGRPWVADRYYSGGAVGLVAEPHHFRLPQERTLRFFPPVSAGKKNCYSVPLPPGRYYLRTFIVYDNYDSKLRTPSFDVSFEGTLVFTWRSPWPEAAARSGVYADFIAAVPDGDADLCFYSIATDPPVIASVEVAAIHPLAYGAASTGVDLILVNYGRLTAGSSLFGPGFTNDSDAFSRVWQPDAYFRRRDVPVKALSTGGHQILGANQAPNYFPVKVYETAVTTVNSADALMYLLPVDTRLDYMVWFHFAEIDSGVTMAGQRVFDVLIGGENATRIDIYKEVGGFTAFKWHYIVENLTSTPLVVKLVPVVGKPIICGLENYAIVPLDLATVPSQVMAMQALKESLRIPDRMGWHGYPCAPSTWDSWEGVTCHHSDNGQNLVVTQFRDLGSQGLKGSISDRISLLTNLVSLNLSSNSLEGSLPSGLGQASLVSLDLSSNQLTGSIPDCLGSSNLKVVLLNNNQLDGQVPEKLYSIGVHGGIIDLSGNKGLCGVPTLPACPLFWDKQGLSAAGKIAIGLSCAFILIMLLLLYLFCIRRRSDDYDFEFRQDLVCEYDNLLQAIAAKRNRYQRQKVMLVEMEAPNSNGFPSTSATH; encoded by the exons ATGTCTCACCACCTCGTCccactctttctcctcctcctctcttccgcTGCCGGTGATGCCAGTTCCGCCCCGCATTCTGATCCCTTCACCGCCG GCGTGGGGTTGAACATCGACTGTGGCGGCACCTCCAACTTCACGTCGGAGTTCGGGCGCCCCTGGGTGGCGGACCGATACTACTCCGGCGGGGCCGTTGGGCTGGTGGCGGAGCCACACCACTTCCGGTTGCCGCAGGAGCGCACTCTCCGCTTCTTCCCCCCGGTCTCCGCCGGCAAGAAGAACTGCTACTCCGTGCCCCTCCCCCCCGGCCGCTACTACCTGCGCACCTTCATCGTCTACGACAACTACGACTCCAAACTGCGAACCCCCAGCTTCGACGTCTCCTTCGAGGGCACCCTCGTCTTCACCTGGCGCTCCCCCTGGCCCGAGGCCGCCGCTCGCTCCGGCGTCTACGCGGATTTCATCGCCGCCGTCCCCGACGGCGACGCGGACCTCTGCTTCTACAGCATCGCCACGGATCCCCCCGTCATCGCCTCCGTCGAGGTTGCTGCCATCCACCCTCTCGCCTACGGCGCCGCCTCCACAGGCGTCGACCTCATCCTGGTCAACTACGGCCGCCTCACCGCTGGCTCTTCCCTCTTCGGTCCCGGCTTCACCAACGACTCCGACGCCTTCTCCCGGGTCTGGCAGCCGGACGCCTACTTCCGCAGACGCGATGTCCCCGTCAAGGCGCTCTCCACCGGCGGCCACCAGATCCTCGGCGCTAACCAGGCGCCCAACTACTTCCCCGTCAAGGTGTACGAGACTGCCGTCACCACCGTCAACTCCGCGGACGCTCTCATGTACTTGCTGCCGGTGGACACGCGTCTCGATTACATGGTATGGTTCCACTTCGCAGAGATTGATTCCGGGGTGACCATGGCCGGGCAGAGGGTGTTCGACGTATTGATTGGCGGGGAAAACGCGACGAGGATCGACATCTACAAGGAGGTCGGAGGGTTCACAGCGTTCAAGTGGCATTACATCGTCGAGAACTTGACAAGCACGCCGTTGGTCGTGAAGCTGGTGCCGGTGGTGGGGAAGCCCATCATTTGTGGGCTTGAGAATTATGCCATTGTGCCCTTGGATCTTGCCACGGTGCCAAGCCAAG TGATGGCGATGCAGGCGTTAAAGGAATCGCTGCGGATACCAGACAGGATGGGTTGGCATGGGTACCCCTGCGCGCCTTCCACATGGGATTCTTGGGAGGGCGTCACTTGTCATCACAGTGACAATGGACAGAATCTTGTTGTAACCCAATT CAGGGATTTAGGCAGTCAAGGCTTGAAAGGTTCTATTAGTGACAGAATAAGTCTTTTAACAAACTTGGTAAGCTT GAATTTGAGTTCCAATTCCTTGGAAGGAAGTCTGCCATCAGGCCTGGGTCAAGCATCACTTGTGAGCTT GGATCTGTCATCAAATCAGCTTACTGGTAGTATTCCAGATTGCTTGGGATCCTCAAACTTGAAAGTCGT ATTATTAAACAACAATCAGTTGGATGGACAAGTTCCTGAGAAACTTTATTCAATTGGTGTACATGGTGGAATCATAGA TCTCTCAGGTAATAAAGGGCTTTGTGGTGTACCCACTTTGCCTGCTTGCCCTTTGTTTTGGGACAAACAAGGTCTTTCTGCAGCTGGCAAGATTGCAATTGGTTTATCATGTGCCTTTATTCTCATCATGCTACTCCTACTTTACTTATTCTGCATAAGAAGGCGAAGCGATGATTATGATTTTGAGTTTCGTCAAGATTTAGTATGTGAGTACGATAACTTGCTACAAG
- the LOC103994909 gene encoding receptor-like protein 4 isoform X5 → MSHHLVPLFLLLLSSAAGDASSAPHSDPFTAGVGLNIDCGGTSNFTSEFGRPWVADRYYSGGAVGLVAEPHHFRLPQERTLRFFPPVSAGKKNCYSVPLPPGRYYLRTFIVYDNYDSKLRTPSFDVSFEGTLVFTWRSPWPEAAARSGVYADFIAAVPDGDADLCFYSIATDPPVIASVEVAAIHPLAYGAASTGVDLILVNYGRLTAGSSLFGPGFTNDSDAFSRVWQPDAYFRRRDVPVKALSTGGHQILGANQAPNYFPVKVYETAVTTVNSADALMYLLPVDTRLDYMVWFHFAEIDSGVTMAGQRVFDVLIGGENATRIDIYKEVGGFTAFKWHYIVENLTSTPLVVKLVPVVGKPIICGLENYAIVPLDLATVPSQVMAMQALKESLRIPDRMGWHGYPCAPSTWDSWEGVTCHHSDNGQNLVVTQFRDLGSQGLKGSISDRISLLTNLEFEFQFLGRKSAIRPGSSITCELVYSIRIRQLTQEELTLRRRRSHQDIGWQKASGVGHRAKESEIAPRISGLRRSTADWATSRKRGRCIEESDEAPTNDVPGNRMSICVIIIV, encoded by the exons ATGTCTCACCACCTCGTCccactctttctcctcctcctctcttccgcTGCCGGTGATGCCAGTTCCGCCCCGCATTCTGATCCCTTCACCGCCG GCGTGGGGTTGAACATCGACTGTGGCGGCACCTCCAACTTCACGTCGGAGTTCGGGCGCCCCTGGGTGGCGGACCGATACTACTCCGGCGGGGCCGTTGGGCTGGTGGCGGAGCCACACCACTTCCGGTTGCCGCAGGAGCGCACTCTCCGCTTCTTCCCCCCGGTCTCCGCCGGCAAGAAGAACTGCTACTCCGTGCCCCTCCCCCCCGGCCGCTACTACCTGCGCACCTTCATCGTCTACGACAACTACGACTCCAAACTGCGAACCCCCAGCTTCGACGTCTCCTTCGAGGGCACCCTCGTCTTCACCTGGCGCTCCCCCTGGCCCGAGGCCGCCGCTCGCTCCGGCGTCTACGCGGATTTCATCGCCGCCGTCCCCGACGGCGACGCGGACCTCTGCTTCTACAGCATCGCCACGGATCCCCCCGTCATCGCCTCCGTCGAGGTTGCTGCCATCCACCCTCTCGCCTACGGCGCCGCCTCCACAGGCGTCGACCTCATCCTGGTCAACTACGGCCGCCTCACCGCTGGCTCTTCCCTCTTCGGTCCCGGCTTCACCAACGACTCCGACGCCTTCTCCCGGGTCTGGCAGCCGGACGCCTACTTCCGCAGACGCGATGTCCCCGTCAAGGCGCTCTCCACCGGCGGCCACCAGATCCTCGGCGCTAACCAGGCGCCCAACTACTTCCCCGTCAAGGTGTACGAGACTGCCGTCACCACCGTCAACTCCGCGGACGCTCTCATGTACTTGCTGCCGGTGGACACGCGTCTCGATTACATGGTATGGTTCCACTTCGCAGAGATTGATTCCGGGGTGACCATGGCCGGGCAGAGGGTGTTCGACGTATTGATTGGCGGGGAAAACGCGACGAGGATCGACATCTACAAGGAGGTCGGAGGGTTCACAGCGTTCAAGTGGCATTACATCGTCGAGAACTTGACAAGCACGCCGTTGGTCGTGAAGCTGGTGCCGGTGGTGGGGAAGCCCATCATTTGTGGGCTTGAGAATTATGCCATTGTGCCCTTGGATCTTGCCACGGTGCCAAGCCAAG TGATGGCGATGCAGGCGTTAAAGGAATCGCTGCGGATACCAGACAGGATGGGTTGGCATGGGTACCCCTGCGCGCCTTCCACATGGGATTCTTGGGAGGGCGTCACTTGTCATCACAGTGACAATGGACAGAATCTTGTTGTAACCCAATT CAGGGATTTAGGCAGTCAAGGCTTGAAAGGTTCTATTAGTGACAGAATAAGTCTTTTAACAAACTTG GAATTTGAGTTCCAATTCCTTGGAAGGAAGTCTGCCATCAGGCCTGGGTCAAGCATCACTTGTGAGCTT gtctactcgatcaggattagacaattaacgcaggaggaattgacgttgcgtcggaggagatcacatcaggatattggatggcagaaggcttcgggcgtcgggcatcgggccaaggagagcgaaattgcgccaaggatatcggggttgcggaggtcaaccgccgattgggcaacaagccgcaagagaggacgatgcatcgaagaatcggatgaagcgccaaccaatgacgtgccgggcaacagaatgtcaatttgcgttataataattgtctag
- the LOC103994909 gene encoding receptor-like protein 4 isoform X6, with amino-acid sequence MSHHLVPLFLLLLSSAAGDASSAPHSDPFTAGVGLNIDCGGTSNFTSEFGRPWVADRYYSGGAVGLVAEPHHFRLPQERTLRFFPPVSAGKKNCYSVPLPPGRYYLRTFIVYDNYDSKLRTPSFDVSFEGTLVFTWRSPWPEAAARSGVYADFIAAVPDGDADLCFYSIATDPPVIASVEVAAIHPLAYGAASTGVDLILVNYGRLTAGSSLFGPGFTNDSDAFSRVWQPDAYFRRRDVPVKALSTGGHQILGANQAPNYFPVKVYETAVTTVNSADALMYLLPVDTRLDYMVWFHFAEIDSGVTMAGQRVFDVLIGGENATRIDIYKEVGGFTAFKWHYIVENLTSTPLVVKLVPVVGKPIICGLENYAIVPLDLATVPSQVMAMQALKESLRIPDRMGWHGYPCAPSTWDSWEGVTCHHSDNGQNLVVTQLDLGSQGLKGSISDRISLLTNLEFEFQFLGRKSAIRPGSSITCELVYSIRIRQLTQEELTLRRRRSHQDIGWQKASGVGHRAKESEIAPRISGLRRSTADWATSRKRGRCIEESDEAPTNDVPGNRMSICVIIIV; translated from the exons ATGTCTCACCACCTCGTCccactctttctcctcctcctctcttccgcTGCCGGTGATGCCAGTTCCGCCCCGCATTCTGATCCCTTCACCGCCG GCGTGGGGTTGAACATCGACTGTGGCGGCACCTCCAACTTCACGTCGGAGTTCGGGCGCCCCTGGGTGGCGGACCGATACTACTCCGGCGGGGCCGTTGGGCTGGTGGCGGAGCCACACCACTTCCGGTTGCCGCAGGAGCGCACTCTCCGCTTCTTCCCCCCGGTCTCCGCCGGCAAGAAGAACTGCTACTCCGTGCCCCTCCCCCCCGGCCGCTACTACCTGCGCACCTTCATCGTCTACGACAACTACGACTCCAAACTGCGAACCCCCAGCTTCGACGTCTCCTTCGAGGGCACCCTCGTCTTCACCTGGCGCTCCCCCTGGCCCGAGGCCGCCGCTCGCTCCGGCGTCTACGCGGATTTCATCGCCGCCGTCCCCGACGGCGACGCGGACCTCTGCTTCTACAGCATCGCCACGGATCCCCCCGTCATCGCCTCCGTCGAGGTTGCTGCCATCCACCCTCTCGCCTACGGCGCCGCCTCCACAGGCGTCGACCTCATCCTGGTCAACTACGGCCGCCTCACCGCTGGCTCTTCCCTCTTCGGTCCCGGCTTCACCAACGACTCCGACGCCTTCTCCCGGGTCTGGCAGCCGGACGCCTACTTCCGCAGACGCGATGTCCCCGTCAAGGCGCTCTCCACCGGCGGCCACCAGATCCTCGGCGCTAACCAGGCGCCCAACTACTTCCCCGTCAAGGTGTACGAGACTGCCGTCACCACCGTCAACTCCGCGGACGCTCTCATGTACTTGCTGCCGGTGGACACGCGTCTCGATTACATGGTATGGTTCCACTTCGCAGAGATTGATTCCGGGGTGACCATGGCCGGGCAGAGGGTGTTCGACGTATTGATTGGCGGGGAAAACGCGACGAGGATCGACATCTACAAGGAGGTCGGAGGGTTCACAGCGTTCAAGTGGCATTACATCGTCGAGAACTTGACAAGCACGCCGTTGGTCGTGAAGCTGGTGCCGGTGGTGGGGAAGCCCATCATTTGTGGGCTTGAGAATTATGCCATTGTGCCCTTGGATCTTGCCACGGTGCCAAGCCAAG TGATGGCGATGCAGGCGTTAAAGGAATCGCTGCGGATACCAGACAGGATGGGTTGGCATGGGTACCCCTGCGCGCCTTCCACATGGGATTCTTGGGAGGGCGTCACTTGTCATCACAGTGACAATGGACAGAATCTTGTTGTAACCCAATT GGATTTAGGCAGTCAAGGCTTGAAAGGTTCTATTAGTGACAGAATAAGTCTTTTAACAAACTTG GAATTTGAGTTCCAATTCCTTGGAAGGAAGTCTGCCATCAGGCCTGGGTCAAGCATCACTTGTGAGCTT gtctactcgatcaggattagacaattaacgcaggaggaattgacgttgcgtcggaggagatcacatcaggatattggatggcagaaggcttcgggcgtcgggcatcgggccaaggagagcgaaattgcgccaaggatatcggggttgcggaggtcaaccgccgattgggcaacaagccgcaagagaggacgatgcatcgaagaatcggatgaagcgccaaccaatgacgtgccgggcaacagaatgtcaatttgcgttataataattgtctag
- the LOC103994909 gene encoding receptor-like protein 4 isoform X4, translating to MSHHLVPLFLLLLSSAAGDASSAPHSDPFTAGVGLNIDCGGTSNFTSEFGRPWVADRYYSGGAVGLVAEPHHFRLPQERTLRFFPPVSAGKKNCYSVPLPPGRYYLRTFIVYDNYDSKLRTPSFDVSFEGTLVFTWRSPWPEAAARSGVYADFIAAVPDGDADLCFYSIATDPPVIASVEVAAIHPLAYGAASTGVDLILVNYGRLTAGSSLFGPGFTNDSDAFSRVWQPDAYFRRRDVPVKALSTGGHQILGANQAPNYFPVKVYETAVTTVNSADALMYLLPVDTRLDYMVWFHFAEIDSGVTMAGQRVFDVLIGGENATRIDIYKEVGGFTAFKWHYIVENLTSTPLVVKLVPVVGKPIICGLENYAIVPLDLATVPSQVMAMQALKESLRIPDRMGWHGYPCAPSTWDSWEGVTCHHSDNGQNLVVTQLDLGSQGLKGSISDRISLLTNLVSLNLSSNSLEGSLPSGLGQASLVSLDLSSNQLTGSIPDCLGSSNLKVVLLNNNQLDGQVPEKLYSIGVHGGIIDLSGNKGLCGVPTLPACPLFWDKQGLSAAGKIAIGLSCAFILIMLLLLYLFCIRRRSDDYDFEFRQDLVSIAAKRNRYQRQKVMLVEMEAPNSNGFPSTSATH from the exons ATGTCTCACCACCTCGTCccactctttctcctcctcctctcttccgcTGCCGGTGATGCCAGTTCCGCCCCGCATTCTGATCCCTTCACCGCCG GCGTGGGGTTGAACATCGACTGTGGCGGCACCTCCAACTTCACGTCGGAGTTCGGGCGCCCCTGGGTGGCGGACCGATACTACTCCGGCGGGGCCGTTGGGCTGGTGGCGGAGCCACACCACTTCCGGTTGCCGCAGGAGCGCACTCTCCGCTTCTTCCCCCCGGTCTCCGCCGGCAAGAAGAACTGCTACTCCGTGCCCCTCCCCCCCGGCCGCTACTACCTGCGCACCTTCATCGTCTACGACAACTACGACTCCAAACTGCGAACCCCCAGCTTCGACGTCTCCTTCGAGGGCACCCTCGTCTTCACCTGGCGCTCCCCCTGGCCCGAGGCCGCCGCTCGCTCCGGCGTCTACGCGGATTTCATCGCCGCCGTCCCCGACGGCGACGCGGACCTCTGCTTCTACAGCATCGCCACGGATCCCCCCGTCATCGCCTCCGTCGAGGTTGCTGCCATCCACCCTCTCGCCTACGGCGCCGCCTCCACAGGCGTCGACCTCATCCTGGTCAACTACGGCCGCCTCACCGCTGGCTCTTCCCTCTTCGGTCCCGGCTTCACCAACGACTCCGACGCCTTCTCCCGGGTCTGGCAGCCGGACGCCTACTTCCGCAGACGCGATGTCCCCGTCAAGGCGCTCTCCACCGGCGGCCACCAGATCCTCGGCGCTAACCAGGCGCCCAACTACTTCCCCGTCAAGGTGTACGAGACTGCCGTCACCACCGTCAACTCCGCGGACGCTCTCATGTACTTGCTGCCGGTGGACACGCGTCTCGATTACATGGTATGGTTCCACTTCGCAGAGATTGATTCCGGGGTGACCATGGCCGGGCAGAGGGTGTTCGACGTATTGATTGGCGGGGAAAACGCGACGAGGATCGACATCTACAAGGAGGTCGGAGGGTTCACAGCGTTCAAGTGGCATTACATCGTCGAGAACTTGACAAGCACGCCGTTGGTCGTGAAGCTGGTGCCGGTGGTGGGGAAGCCCATCATTTGTGGGCTTGAGAATTATGCCATTGTGCCCTTGGATCTTGCCACGGTGCCAAGCCAAG TGATGGCGATGCAGGCGTTAAAGGAATCGCTGCGGATACCAGACAGGATGGGTTGGCATGGGTACCCCTGCGCGCCTTCCACATGGGATTCTTGGGAGGGCGTCACTTGTCATCACAGTGACAATGGACAGAATCTTGTTGTAACCCAATT GGATTTAGGCAGTCAAGGCTTGAAAGGTTCTATTAGTGACAGAATAAGTCTTTTAACAAACTTGGTAAGCTT GAATTTGAGTTCCAATTCCTTGGAAGGAAGTCTGCCATCAGGCCTGGGTCAAGCATCACTTGTGAGCTT GGATCTGTCATCAAATCAGCTTACTGGTAGTATTCCAGATTGCTTGGGATCCTCAAACTTGAAAGTCGT ATTATTAAACAACAATCAGTTGGATGGACAAGTTCCTGAGAAACTTTATTCAATTGGTGTACATGGTGGAATCATAGA TCTCTCAGGTAATAAAGGGCTTTGTGGTGTACCCACTTTGCCTGCTTGCCCTTTGTTTTGGGACAAACAAGGTCTTTCTGCAGCTGGCAAGATTGCAATTGGTTTATCATGTGCCTTTATTCTCATCATGCTACTCCTACTTTACTTATTCTGCATAAGAAGGCGAAGCGATGATTATGATTTTGAGTTTCGTCAAGATTTAGTAT
- the LOC103994909 gene encoding receptor-like protein 4 isoform X2, which produces MSHHLVPLFLLLLSSAAGDASSAPHSDPFTAGVGLNIDCGGTSNFTSEFGRPWVADRYYSGGAVGLVAEPHHFRLPQERTLRFFPPVSAGKKNCYSVPLPPGRYYLRTFIVYDNYDSKLRTPSFDVSFEGTLVFTWRSPWPEAAARSGVYADFIAAVPDGDADLCFYSIATDPPVIASVEVAAIHPLAYGAASTGVDLILVNYGRLTAGSSLFGPGFTNDSDAFSRVWQPDAYFRRRDVPVKALSTGGHQILGANQAPNYFPVKVYETAVTTVNSADALMYLLPVDTRLDYMVWFHFAEIDSGVTMAGQRVFDVLIGGENATRIDIYKEVGGFTAFKWHYIVENLTSTPLVVKLVPVVGKPIICGLENYAIVPLDLATVPSQVMAMQALKESLRIPDRMGWHGYPCAPSTWDSWEGVTCHHSDNGQNLVVTQLDLGSQGLKGSISDRISLLTNLVSLNLSSNSLEGSLPSGLGQASLVSLDLSSNQLTGSIPDCLGSSNLKVVLLNNNQLDGQVPEKLYSIGVHGGIIDLSGNKGLCGVPTLPACPLFWDKQGLSAAGKIAIGLSCAFILIMLLLLYLFCIRRRSDDYDFEFRQDLVCEYDNLLQAIAAKRNRYQRQKVMLVEMEAPNSNGFPSTSATH; this is translated from the exons ATGTCTCACCACCTCGTCccactctttctcctcctcctctcttccgcTGCCGGTGATGCCAGTTCCGCCCCGCATTCTGATCCCTTCACCGCCG GCGTGGGGTTGAACATCGACTGTGGCGGCACCTCCAACTTCACGTCGGAGTTCGGGCGCCCCTGGGTGGCGGACCGATACTACTCCGGCGGGGCCGTTGGGCTGGTGGCGGAGCCACACCACTTCCGGTTGCCGCAGGAGCGCACTCTCCGCTTCTTCCCCCCGGTCTCCGCCGGCAAGAAGAACTGCTACTCCGTGCCCCTCCCCCCCGGCCGCTACTACCTGCGCACCTTCATCGTCTACGACAACTACGACTCCAAACTGCGAACCCCCAGCTTCGACGTCTCCTTCGAGGGCACCCTCGTCTTCACCTGGCGCTCCCCCTGGCCCGAGGCCGCCGCTCGCTCCGGCGTCTACGCGGATTTCATCGCCGCCGTCCCCGACGGCGACGCGGACCTCTGCTTCTACAGCATCGCCACGGATCCCCCCGTCATCGCCTCCGTCGAGGTTGCTGCCATCCACCCTCTCGCCTACGGCGCCGCCTCCACAGGCGTCGACCTCATCCTGGTCAACTACGGCCGCCTCACCGCTGGCTCTTCCCTCTTCGGTCCCGGCTTCACCAACGACTCCGACGCCTTCTCCCGGGTCTGGCAGCCGGACGCCTACTTCCGCAGACGCGATGTCCCCGTCAAGGCGCTCTCCACCGGCGGCCACCAGATCCTCGGCGCTAACCAGGCGCCCAACTACTTCCCCGTCAAGGTGTACGAGACTGCCGTCACCACCGTCAACTCCGCGGACGCTCTCATGTACTTGCTGCCGGTGGACACGCGTCTCGATTACATGGTATGGTTCCACTTCGCAGAGATTGATTCCGGGGTGACCATGGCCGGGCAGAGGGTGTTCGACGTATTGATTGGCGGGGAAAACGCGACGAGGATCGACATCTACAAGGAGGTCGGAGGGTTCACAGCGTTCAAGTGGCATTACATCGTCGAGAACTTGACAAGCACGCCGTTGGTCGTGAAGCTGGTGCCGGTGGTGGGGAAGCCCATCATTTGTGGGCTTGAGAATTATGCCATTGTGCCCTTGGATCTTGCCACGGTGCCAAGCCAAG TGATGGCGATGCAGGCGTTAAAGGAATCGCTGCGGATACCAGACAGGATGGGTTGGCATGGGTACCCCTGCGCGCCTTCCACATGGGATTCTTGGGAGGGCGTCACTTGTCATCACAGTGACAATGGACAGAATCTTGTTGTAACCCAATT GGATTTAGGCAGTCAAGGCTTGAAAGGTTCTATTAGTGACAGAATAAGTCTTTTAACAAACTTGGTAAGCTT GAATTTGAGTTCCAATTCCTTGGAAGGAAGTCTGCCATCAGGCCTGGGTCAAGCATCACTTGTGAGCTT GGATCTGTCATCAAATCAGCTTACTGGTAGTATTCCAGATTGCTTGGGATCCTCAAACTTGAAAGTCGT ATTATTAAACAACAATCAGTTGGATGGACAAGTTCCTGAGAAACTTTATTCAATTGGTGTACATGGTGGAATCATAGA TCTCTCAGGTAATAAAGGGCTTTGTGGTGTACCCACTTTGCCTGCTTGCCCTTTGTTTTGGGACAAACAAGGTCTTTCTGCAGCTGGCAAGATTGCAATTGGTTTATCATGTGCCTTTATTCTCATCATGCTACTCCTACTTTACTTATTCTGCATAAGAAGGCGAAGCGATGATTATGATTTTGAGTTTCGTCAAGATTTAGTATGTGAGTACGATAACTTGCTACAAG
- the LOC103994909 gene encoding receptor-like protein 4 isoform X3, with the protein MSHHLVPLFLLLLSSAAGDASSAPHSDPFTAGVGLNIDCGGTSNFTSEFGRPWVADRYYSGGAVGLVAEPHHFRLPQERTLRFFPPVSAGKKNCYSVPLPPGRYYLRTFIVYDNYDSKLRTPSFDVSFEGTLVFTWRSPWPEAAARSGVYADFIAAVPDGDADLCFYSIATDPPVIASVEVAAIHPLAYGAASTGVDLILVNYGRLTAGSSLFGPGFTNDSDAFSRVWQPDAYFRRRDVPVKALSTGGHQILGANQAPNYFPVKVYETAVTTVNSADALMYLLPVDTRLDYMVWFHFAEIDSGVTMAGQRVFDVLIGGENATRIDIYKEVGGFTAFKWHYIVENLTSTPLVVKLVPVVGKPIICGLENYAIVPLDLATVPSQVMAMQALKESLRIPDRMGWHGYPCAPSTWDSWEGVTCHHSDNGQNLVVTQFRDLGSQGLKGSISDRISLLTNLVSLNLSSNSLEGSLPSGLGQASLVSLDLSSNQLTGSIPDCLGSSNLKVVLLNNNQLDGQVPEKLYSIGVHGGIIDLSGNKGLCGVPTLPACPLFWDKQGLSAAGKIAIGLSCAFILIMLLLLYLFCIRRRSDDYDFEFRQDLVSIAAKRNRYQRQKVMLVEMEAPNSNGFPSTSATH; encoded by the exons ATGTCTCACCACCTCGTCccactctttctcctcctcctctcttccgcTGCCGGTGATGCCAGTTCCGCCCCGCATTCTGATCCCTTCACCGCCG GCGTGGGGTTGAACATCGACTGTGGCGGCACCTCCAACTTCACGTCGGAGTTCGGGCGCCCCTGGGTGGCGGACCGATACTACTCCGGCGGGGCCGTTGGGCTGGTGGCGGAGCCACACCACTTCCGGTTGCCGCAGGAGCGCACTCTCCGCTTCTTCCCCCCGGTCTCCGCCGGCAAGAAGAACTGCTACTCCGTGCCCCTCCCCCCCGGCCGCTACTACCTGCGCACCTTCATCGTCTACGACAACTACGACTCCAAACTGCGAACCCCCAGCTTCGACGTCTCCTTCGAGGGCACCCTCGTCTTCACCTGGCGCTCCCCCTGGCCCGAGGCCGCCGCTCGCTCCGGCGTCTACGCGGATTTCATCGCCGCCGTCCCCGACGGCGACGCGGACCTCTGCTTCTACAGCATCGCCACGGATCCCCCCGTCATCGCCTCCGTCGAGGTTGCTGCCATCCACCCTCTCGCCTACGGCGCCGCCTCCACAGGCGTCGACCTCATCCTGGTCAACTACGGCCGCCTCACCGCTGGCTCTTCCCTCTTCGGTCCCGGCTTCACCAACGACTCCGACGCCTTCTCCCGGGTCTGGCAGCCGGACGCCTACTTCCGCAGACGCGATGTCCCCGTCAAGGCGCTCTCCACCGGCGGCCACCAGATCCTCGGCGCTAACCAGGCGCCCAACTACTTCCCCGTCAAGGTGTACGAGACTGCCGTCACCACCGTCAACTCCGCGGACGCTCTCATGTACTTGCTGCCGGTGGACACGCGTCTCGATTACATGGTATGGTTCCACTTCGCAGAGATTGATTCCGGGGTGACCATGGCCGGGCAGAGGGTGTTCGACGTATTGATTGGCGGGGAAAACGCGACGAGGATCGACATCTACAAGGAGGTCGGAGGGTTCACAGCGTTCAAGTGGCATTACATCGTCGAGAACTTGACAAGCACGCCGTTGGTCGTGAAGCTGGTGCCGGTGGTGGGGAAGCCCATCATTTGTGGGCTTGAGAATTATGCCATTGTGCCCTTGGATCTTGCCACGGTGCCAAGCCAAG TGATGGCGATGCAGGCGTTAAAGGAATCGCTGCGGATACCAGACAGGATGGGTTGGCATGGGTACCCCTGCGCGCCTTCCACATGGGATTCTTGGGAGGGCGTCACTTGTCATCACAGTGACAATGGACAGAATCTTGTTGTAACCCAATT CAGGGATTTAGGCAGTCAAGGCTTGAAAGGTTCTATTAGTGACAGAATAAGTCTTTTAACAAACTTGGTAAGCTT GAATTTGAGTTCCAATTCCTTGGAAGGAAGTCTGCCATCAGGCCTGGGTCAAGCATCACTTGTGAGCTT GGATCTGTCATCAAATCAGCTTACTGGTAGTATTCCAGATTGCTTGGGATCCTCAAACTTGAAAGTCGT ATTATTAAACAACAATCAGTTGGATGGACAAGTTCCTGAGAAACTTTATTCAATTGGTGTACATGGTGGAATCATAGA TCTCTCAGGTAATAAAGGGCTTTGTGGTGTACCCACTTTGCCTGCTTGCCCTTTGTTTTGGGACAAACAAGGTCTTTCTGCAGCTGGCAAGATTGCAATTGGTTTATCATGTGCCTTTATTCTCATCATGCTACTCCTACTTTACTTATTCTGCATAAGAAGGCGAAGCGATGATTATGATTTTGAGTTTCGTCAAGATTTAGTAT